In Pseudothermotoga sp., a genomic segment contains:
- a CDS encoding ABC transporter ATP-binding protein has protein sequence MVEVLNLVKSYFKRGSKEKIKAVDNVSFNIKLREIFALLGPNGAGKTTIIKSVCGLIIPDSGEIRIKGHSVLKERSKALSQISAVLEGNRNLYWRMSVLENMRYFAGIRGKKLTKSKALEILSIVGLEEQANQLVHSLSRGTQQKAAIAVCLACDTEVLLLDEPTLGLDVHSAVEFRSILRSLKEQGKTILLSTHDMNLVEAVADRVAIMNKGKIVVCEEKQKLVDIFTARTYRLKLFCDNESKQRLKALGFDGWIEDGNLIELQINLPSSRKLYDLIDTFRSNNIEIESIEKEMVNFEKIFISYTRE, from the coding sequence ATGGTAGAAGTCCTCAATCTCGTTAAGAGTTATTTCAAGAGAGGTTCTAAAGAGAAAATTAAAGCTGTAGATAACGTGAGTTTCAATATCAAACTGAGGGAAATATTTGCTCTGCTCGGTCCGAACGGTGCAGGAAAAACAACGATAATCAAAAGCGTGTGTGGTTTGATCATTCCAGACTCTGGTGAGATAAGGATAAAAGGTCATAGCGTCCTCAAAGAGAGATCAAAGGCTCTTTCACAAATCAGTGCCGTTTTGGAAGGCAACAGAAATCTGTATTGGCGAATGAGTGTGTTGGAAAACATGAGATACTTTGCTGGTATCCGTGGAAAAAAACTGACTAAATCGAAAGCTCTCGAGATATTGTCAATAGTGGGTCTAGAAGAACAAGCAAATCAATTAGTTCACTCCCTCTCGAGAGGAACACAACAAAAAGCCGCTATTGCTGTGTGCCTAGCCTGCGATACCGAAGTTCTCCTGCTGGATGAACCTACTCTAGGCTTGGACGTTCACTCCGCTGTAGAATTCAGATCCATCCTGAGATCGTTGAAAGAGCAGGGCAAAACGATTCTGCTTTCCACACACGATATGAATCTTGTGGAAGCCGTTGCAGACCGCGTAGCTATAATGAACAAAGGAAAGATAGTGGTATGCGAAGAAAAACAAAAGCTTGTCGACATTTTTACCGCGAGAACTTATCGATTAAAATTATTCTGCGACAACGAGTCCAAGCAACGTCTCAAAGCATTAGGTTTCGATGGTTGGATTGAAGATGGAAATCTAATCGAACTTCAGATAAACCTCCCATCATCACGAAAGCTCTACGATTTGATCGACACTTTCAGATCGAACAACATTGAGATAGAGAGCATAGAAAAAGAGATGGTGAACTTCGAAAAGATATTCATCAGCTACACCCGTGAATAA